One window of Leptotrichia trevisanii DSM 22070 genomic DNA carries:
- a CDS encoding lipoate--protein ligase, with protein MKYYVNNSNNPAFNIALEEYCFKQLRDIDEIFLLWINEPTIVVGKYQNTIEEINTEYTREKGIHVVRRISGGGAVYHDLNNLNYTIISNKQEDKEGFNFKEFSKPIIETLAELGVKAEFTGRNDLEIDGQKFCGNAQAYIQGRVMHHGCLLFDVNFGELGNALKVSKDKIESKGVKSVRSRVTNILPHLKQPITVNEFGEKIMEYMKKHYPEMEEYKFTQEELKIIEENAEKKHRNWEWVYGTSPEFNITREKRFTNGKIQIFATVENSRIKNIKFYGDFFGKNEDLSEIENLLKDTKYTREAVKEKLETVDIEEYFSRFTVDEVVEVVVE; from the coding sequence ATGAAATATTATGTTAATAATTCCAATAATCCTGCGTTTAATATCGCTTTGGAAGAATACTGCTTTAAACAGCTACGTGACATTGATGAAATATTTTTGCTTTGGATAAATGAGCCAACAATTGTTGTGGGAAAATATCAAAATACAATTGAAGAGATAAATACAGAATATACACGTGAAAAGGGAATCCACGTTGTTCGTAGAATTTCTGGCGGAGGTGCAGTTTATCACGATTTAAACAATTTAAACTATACGATAATTTCCAATAAGCAGGAAGATAAGGAAGGCTTTAATTTTAAGGAATTTTCAAAGCCAATTATAGAAACTCTGGCAGAATTGGGTGTAAAAGCTGAATTTACAGGAAGAAATGACTTGGAAATAGATGGACAAAAATTTTGTGGAAACGCTCAGGCGTATATACAAGGACGTGTAATGCACCATGGTTGTCTATTATTTGATGTAAATTTTGGAGAATTGGGAAATGCATTAAAAGTTTCAAAGGATAAAATTGAATCAAAAGGTGTAAAATCTGTAAGAAGCCGTGTTACAAACATACTTCCTCATTTGAAGCAGCCAATCACAGTAAATGAATTTGGTGAAAAAATAATGGAGTACATGAAAAAACATTATCCAGAAATGGAAGAATACAAATTTACGCAAGAAGAGTTAAAAATAATTGAAGAAAATGCAGAAAAGAAACATAGAAACTGGGAATGGGTTTATGGAACTTCCCCAGAATTTAACATAACTCGTGAAAAACGTTTCACAAACGGAAAAATTCAAATTTTTGCTACAGTAGAAAATTCTAGAATCAAGAATATCAAATTTTATGGAGATTTCTTTGGGAAAAATGAAGATTTGAGTGAAATTGAGAATTTATTGAAAGATACGAAATATACAAGGGAAGCTGTGAAAGAAAAACTGGAAACAGTTGATATTGAGGAGTATTTTTCTAGATTTACGGTAGATGAAGTTGTGGAAGTTGTTGTGGAATAA